From the genome of bacterium, one region includes:
- the tkt gene encoding transketolase, whose product MSEVLDRLCVNTVRGLAIDTVQAANSGHPGLPLGAAVMGYTVYQKHLRHNPMDPGWVNRDRFVLSAGHGCALLYSLLHLTGYPLPIEELKRFRQWGSLTPGHPELGLTPGVEATTGPLGQGVGNIVGMAIARDMLAAMFNREGHEVINYRVFGICSDGDLMEGVAAEAASLAGHLALGSIVMLYDDNKITIDGSTEIAFTEDVGARFESYGWQVLACDGMNPGEVDQAIREGLAETERPTLIRCRTQIGYGSPNRAGTSKVHGAPLGEEELALTKRALGLPEKESFHVPTEVFKHMGAARQIGTEQQAQWQTELEQSFAAEPGLQARWQQFWSRRLPEQWADKLPVWKTTDKPLATRKASEMCIHAITDLPWVVGGSADLVESNLTYLEGKGDFQRDSRHGRNIRFGIREHGMGAILNGMASCAPFIAFGATFMNFLDYMKPSVRIAALSHLPVLYVFTHDSIGLGEDGPTHQPIEHLTHMRAVPNLWTMRPADANETAQCYRAAIERTNGPVALCLTRQTLPVLDYAGERVPVELGAYVLSEAAGSQPSVILLASGSEVEIALAAQKMLEERHVATRVVSVPCTELFDAQPQAYRDSVLPPNVRVRIAIEAGASLCWWKYVGLDGDVIGIDRFGASAPYKTLYEKLGLTAENVVKRALAAKEKCA is encoded by the coding sequence ATGTCTGAGGTTCTTGATCGGTTATGCGTCAATACCGTCCGCGGACTGGCCATTGACACGGTGCAAGCGGCAAACTCGGGGCACCCGGGGTTGCCATTGGGGGCCGCAGTGATGGGCTATACCGTTTATCAGAAGCATCTACGCCATAACCCTATGGATCCGGGTTGGGTTAACCGAGACCGATTTGTGCTATCGGCGGGACATGGATGCGCGCTGCTATATTCGCTGCTGCATCTGACGGGCTACCCGTTGCCGATCGAGGAACTGAAACGCTTCCGACAGTGGGGCAGTCTGACGCCGGGGCATCCGGAATTAGGCTTGACGCCGGGCGTGGAGGCGACGACGGGGCCGCTGGGCCAGGGCGTAGGGAATATCGTGGGTATGGCAATCGCACGCGATATGCTGGCCGCGATGTTCAATCGCGAGGGACATGAGGTTATTAACTACCGCGTGTTCGGCATCTGCTCGGACGGCGATTTGATGGAAGGCGTGGCGGCGGAAGCGGCGTCATTGGCCGGGCATCTGGCATTGGGTTCGATTGTCATGCTTTATGACGACAACAAGATCACCATTGACGGCTCGACGGAGATTGCATTCACCGAAGACGTCGGCGCGCGGTTTGAGAGCTATGGCTGGCAGGTACTGGCGTGCGACGGAATGAATCCGGGCGAAGTGGATCAGGCGATCCGCGAGGGCTTGGCCGAGACGGAACGGCCCACATTGATTCGCTGCCGGACGCAGATCGGATACGGGTCGCCGAATCGCGCGGGCACGTCGAAGGTGCATGGCGCTCCACTCGGCGAAGAGGAACTTGCGCTGACGAAGCGGGCGTTAGGGCTGCCGGAGAAAGAGTCCTTCCATGTGCCGACGGAAGTGTTCAAGCACATGGGCGCAGCGCGGCAGATCGGTACAGAGCAGCAGGCGCAATGGCAGACGGAACTTGAACAGTCTTTTGCCGCGGAACCGGGCTTGCAAGCACGTTGGCAGCAATTCTGGTCACGGCGACTGCCGGAGCAATGGGCTGACAAACTTCCGGTGTGGAAGACGACGGATAAGCCGCTCGCGACGCGCAAGGCCTCTGAGATGTGCATCCATGCCATCACGGACCTGCCGTGGGTCGTAGGCGGCAGCGCGGATCTTGTGGAATCAAATTTGACCTATCTTGAAGGCAAGGGCGACTTCCAGCGTGACTCACGACATGGCCGGAACATTCGATTTGGCATTCGTGAACACGGCATGGGGGCGATTCTGAATGGGATGGCGAGTTGCGCGCCGTTCATCGCTTTCGGCGCGACGTTCATGAACTTTCTCGATTACATGAAGCCGTCCGTGCGGATCGCGGCGCTGTCGCACTTGCCAGTGTTGTACGTTTTCACGCACGACAGCATCGGCCTCGGCGAGGACGGGCCGACGCATCAGCCGATCGAGCATCTGACGCACATGCGCGCGGTGCCGAATCTCTGGACGATGCGTCCGGCGGATGCCAACGAGACGGCGCAATGCTATCGCGCGGCGATCGAACGCACGAATGGGCCGGTGGCGTTGTGCCTGACGCGGCAGACGCTGCCGGTGCTTGACTATGCGGGCGAGCGGGTGCCCGTGGAGCTGGGCGCGTACGTGCTGTCCGAAGCGGCGGGGAGTCAGCCGAGCGTCATCCTTTTGGCGAGCGGCAGTGAAGTGGAAATTGCGCTGGCGGCGCAGAAAATGCTCGAAGAACGGCACGTCGCGACGCGCGTGGTGTCCGTGCCATGCACGGAGCTGTTTGACGCGCAGCCGCAGGCGTATCGTGACAGTGTTTTGCCGCCGAACGTGCGGGTGCGAATTGCGATTGAAGCCGGCGCATCGTTGTGCTGGTGGAAATATGTCGGGTTGGACGGAGACGTGATCGGAATTGACCGCTTTGGAGCATCTGCGCCGTACAAAACGCTATACGAGAAACTCGGACTGACGGCGGAAAATGTCGTTAAGCGGGCGCTGGCCGCCAAGGAGAAGTGCGCGTGA
- the rpiB gene encoding ribose 5-phosphate isomerase B, with protein MKIAIGCDHAGYALKLELAEWLRGQGHELTDVGTHTAEAADYPDFARAVATEVTSGRAERGVIVCGSGVGACIAANKVKGVRAGLCHDTFSARQGVEDDDMNTLCLGARIIGGSLAREVLGAFLGAKFSGLERHQRRLDKVLAIEAAGK; from the coding sequence GTGAAGATCGCGATCGGATGTGATCATGCGGGTTATGCGTTGAAGCTCGAACTGGCAGAGTGGCTGCGCGGACAAGGTCACGAATTGACCGATGTGGGCACGCACACTGCCGAGGCGGCGGACTATCCCGATTTCGCGCGCGCCGTGGCGACGGAAGTGACGAGCGGACGGGCGGAGCGCGGAGTGATCGTGTGTGGCAGCGGCGTGGGGGCTTGCATCGCCGCGAACAAGGTGAAGGGCGTGCGCGCGGGATTGTGTCACGACACGTTTTCGGCGCGGCAGGGAGTCGAGGACGACGACATGAACACGCTGTGTCTGGGAGCGCGCATTATCGGCGGTTCGCTGGCTCGGGAAGTGCTCGGCGCATTCCTCGGCGCGAAATTCTCGGGACTGGAACGGCACCAACGGCGGCTTGACAAAGTCCTCGCCATTGAAGCGGCCGGCAAGTAG
- a CDS encoding VCBS repeat-containing protein: MKLKTMLMAACLLFSAGLAQAQFNCVLYYICNPPLTTECDGGTILPDGTTTVEIFWDRNNNGIDAADELVPVGAGPDSANLNSIAMNGIDYLGCEGGFYTDPAFTFAANQPVPNTFWVRVCVPGQARQWRSQVVAIQPGFSQVELTMTCVNESCGDCTTPLPVTGFNATDSSCTDVTLTWNTYPVEPNVNSFRIFRSGTRIATVPSNTTSYVDLNAVPGQENAEYRLVVARDCGPGDTALSAGAVDPGTRVQAALAPADTSVQVTALTSQCGAVLVRWRVPTSVASIDSFCVLQNGVEVLRTPRGNIGQVVSDTVFTSLTGSQNYAVAGWNVECGHGTPTPNHPATAAQPPAAPGNVQASNGACAVTVTWNAVAGATNYRVYRENVFVTTVAPPNTQFVDNVATPGAVSCYQISAVVSGNPVSCQEGPRSSCANGSRIGPPNPPSNVQASDSTFCSHIAVTWTDNSADEDSFIVRRDGVNLRTIGPNLLSFNDSTATPGVHTYTVAAMNECGTSAFPTTNNGYKRPVPAIVTGVNATDNLSDRVTVTWVNVALETGYTIFRDGLNIGSVGADVLTFDDTGGTPNVTYTYTVQAFNECGNGTVSAGNSGIRVVTVAPATNVAASDTICTFVRVTWTDSADETTYDIRRDGVAIATGLAANTTSYNDATAVRGQVYSYVVRANGTGGFADSSPDNGQLAPLPGEPVLTLSDVTCDQILFTWVVGANSDSIAIYRDGVQQVVVFGQNGNSSIEIPTDGTHSYYALGANECGRGDTSNVLTVQRDQVPSPVVDLAGTSDDCASIQITWTSPADADNLDLYVNGTFSGSLAATLSSATIPTGNGPATWEIYLITTNECGDGDTSNVINVAVQQSPTVPTGVTASNDECTTVTVAWNAASGVVDGYSISRDGSFIELVGPGVLQYVDTPGDSDPHSYTVVAISNNCTNSAPSSAAVGSTLEQVGTPGNLVQDGNNCGMVTICWTAATGDLDGYTVYIDGDSVGVSSSETLCYTYAGAGGVYNAQVAAYSAICGVGSLTDPVQAVIYNLPVTPPDFTASDDRCDGVLLTWGAQPEPSGETGYTILRNGTEIFSGGSLNDTRVFLDVDAELGSNEYSIVAFSTLEDCDNSSAALTTGTLLPEATPPTSVSASDTSCLDVRISWTASTGTFDGYVVFRAGTILDTVIAPTTEFVDNTILPGTTASYDVRAWDDVCGMTGPSVADNGTRLEGPDAPTGVLASNTSCDEITITWDPAPGDVTEYRVYRDGALAGSTDPETTMFEDSPTAGVYEYTVTAFSVNCGETAPSLGETGERLPQMGQMTVTSASVDSCNGILVSWATYPGAVSYRLYRDDSPTLLAEINAPTTQYFDATPLPGVAHMYYMTAVNSCNEGPTSNEVNGQRAETPEQVTGLTATTTLISQVCLTWTDVAGELSYIIYRDGTPIDTVPANTTEVCDLTATPGTTYGYTVAATNVCGAGAMSDEVEGVAVFSLGQVTGVTATTTDCGQICLTWTDIANETNYEIMRNGQPLATVGADVVTYCDLTPAPGECFSYTVNGSNIGGDGPLSVAVEGCRRTIPTQVTGLAATTTNCTVVILTWTDATNEDSYDVYRDGGLLVQNVPANTVTYTDNTAAPGVAYQYTVLARNACGDAAQSAAVTGAVAMVPPVVQGVVASVDVCNQISLNWTDQLSETGYSIYRDGNVLSPIGTVPANTTFYVDNNITGVHTYNVRATNSCGNGDLGNAVPGEGLTVPGVATNVAASENCGDVTVTWNAPSTLPISEYRVLRNGVQVAIVQAPGTTYIDENLPAGSFSYRVVTANVCGAGTQSAASNSVTVIATLAQVTGFNAVASPCFCVDLTWSNVANESGFYIYCDGVIVDTVNANVTSLRYCPADTAQCVLQVAAFNGCEIGPLSDTETVTPNTYPVAVTGFGASENLCDRVRLSWQSYSQPGVTLFRLERNGVPFAFVPSSAVQYDHMGLWPQSTYQIHALRVCAAGDTIATVSADGGRTAPTPVGPSQMGASDDGCGIVTLTFTFNNVDGQDSVLIKRDGVIIQRLGPSTINVQRSIVDSNPLANPVEYEVCAVSNLCGEGGCASDIGQAAPVAGVVTDLTASHNRCTSILLEWVGTQHAQNYVVRRNGTIIATVLQGTFTYTDSPLNPGVTNNYTVAATNACGSGPQTPPTPGSTVPLPSVPTGVNATDGLCNVVIVSWNEVAVVDSYHVFRNGTQIAVVPEGIEFYNDAAVQPGVTYNYQVRGVNQCGVGNLSAQTPGFSAQVIGTVTNLVASINLNDRVHLSWNNVTQEVGYEILRGFPAQLIATVGADVTSYEDFSATPGEEYEYRVRAFNGCGTGAASNVAYGYRVPVNPIPFGVITLTEEMFGCMSAVPADIDDDGDMDVVAAGMFADKVIWYENNGTWDYIPHVVVENWDGARSVEVGDIDDDGDLDIAAVAQFANQLVWFRHNANGTFSTLVIANNYAGARDVKIVDLDGDNDKDLVTAACDANDVSWWRNNGSEVFTRFVIDNDFTGARSIELADIGNDGDLDVLGAAYEGGMLAWWSNNGSEAFTRHVLMEDVYGASYINAARLNEDNVLDIYFCVAQEPLVAWWDGATMEQNYITSLVPFPRELDAVDMDDDNRADLLMAANENQEISWWRNTDNRFYRNIITSTLWQASVVHGGDFDNDGDTDVLGAGEGTIKIWLSSLAEDVHAAELAPIDEDGGAIQPQFGQPVVPVNYELSANYPNPFNPTTQIRFGLPEANFVRLTVYDVTGREVARLAEADFGAGYHVVNFDGTTLGSGVYFYRLEAGDFIASRKMVLMK; this comes from the coding sequence ATGAAACTGAAAACGATGTTGATGGCCGCTTGCCTGTTGTTCTCTGCGGGCTTGGCTCAGGCGCAGTTCAATTGCGTATTGTACTACATTTGTAATCCGCCGTTGACGACGGAGTGCGACGGTGGAACGATTCTGCCGGACGGGACGACGACGGTCGAGATTTTCTGGGATCGCAATAACAACGGTATTGACGCCGCCGACGAGTTGGTGCCGGTGGGCGCGGGACCGGACTCCGCGAACCTGAATTCGATCGCGATGAACGGCATTGACTACCTTGGTTGCGAGGGTGGTTTCTACACCGATCCGGCGTTTACGTTCGCGGCGAATCAGCCCGTGCCGAACACGTTCTGGGTGCGTGTGTGCGTGCCGGGCCAAGCGCGGCAGTGGCGGTCGCAGGTGGTGGCGATCCAGCCGGGTTTCAGTCAGGTTGAATTGACGATGACGTGCGTAAACGAGAGCTGCGGCGATTGTACGACTCCGCTGCCGGTCACGGGCTTCAATGCGACCGACAGCTCGTGCACCGACGTGACCTTGACTTGGAACACCTACCCCGTTGAGCCGAATGTCAACAGCTTCCGCATTTTCCGTTCGGGAACGCGGATCGCGACGGTGCCGAGCAATACGACGAGTTACGTAGATTTGAACGCCGTTCCGGGCCAGGAGAACGCGGAGTATCGTCTGGTTGTGGCGCGTGATTGCGGCCCCGGCGACACGGCGTTGTCGGCTGGTGCGGTTGATCCGGGTACCCGTGTGCAAGCGGCTTTGGCGCCGGCGGACACGTCGGTGCAGGTCACGGCGTTGACGAGTCAATGCGGCGCGGTGTTGGTGCGCTGGCGCGTGCCGACCAGTGTGGCTTCCATTGACTCCTTCTGTGTTTTGCAGAACGGTGTGGAAGTGCTGCGCACTCCGCGCGGGAATATTGGGCAGGTTGTCAGTGATACGGTCTTTACTTCGCTCACGGGATCGCAGAATTATGCCGTGGCGGGCTGGAACGTCGAATGCGGGCACGGCACGCCCACGCCCAACCACCCGGCTACGGCGGCACAGCCGCCGGCGGCACCGGGAAACGTGCAGGCGAGTAACGGCGCTTGTGCTGTTACCGTTACGTGGAATGCAGTGGCCGGTGCGACGAACTATCGCGTCTATCGCGAGAACGTTTTTGTGACCACCGTAGCGCCGCCGAACACGCAGTTTGTAGACAACGTAGCGACGCCGGGCGCCGTATCGTGCTATCAGATTTCGGCAGTGGTCAGCGGCAACCCGGTCTCCTGTCAGGAAGGGCCGAGATCGTCGTGCGCGAACGGTTCGCGGATTGGACCACCGAACCCGCCCAGCAACGTGCAGGCTTCGGATTCGACGTTTTGTTCTCACATTGCGGTGACGTGGACGGACAACAGCGCGGATGAAGACAGTTTCATCGTGCGGCGTGACGGCGTAAACCTACGGACGATTGGTCCGAACCTGTTAAGTTTCAATGATTCGACCGCGACACCCGGTGTGCATACGTACACGGTGGCGGCGATGAACGAGTGCGGAACGAGCGCGTTCCCGACGACGAACAATGGTTACAAGCGTCCGGTGCCCGCGATTGTCACGGGCGTGAACGCGACGGACAATCTGTCTGACCGCGTGACCGTGACGTGGGTCAACGTGGCGCTGGAAACGGGCTACACGATTTTCCGAGACGGTCTGAATATCGGCAGCGTCGGCGCTGACGTGTTGACCTTCGACGATACCGGTGGCACGCCCAATGTGACGTATACTTACACCGTGCAGGCGTTCAACGAGTGCGGCAACGGTACGGTGTCCGCAGGGAATAGCGGTATTCGCGTGGTCACGGTTGCGCCGGCGACAAATGTTGCGGCGTCGGATACGATTTGTACCTTTGTGCGCGTAACGTGGACGGATTCGGCGGATGAGACGACGTACGACATTCGACGCGACGGCGTGGCGATCGCGACTGGTCTGGCGGCGAATACGACGAGCTACAACGATGCGACCGCCGTGCGTGGCCAGGTCTATTCCTACGTCGTTCGAGCCAACGGAACGGGTGGTTTTGCGGACAGCAGTCCGGACAACGGACAGCTTGCGCCGTTGCCGGGCGAACCGGTACTGACGCTGTCGGATGTGACGTGCGATCAGATCCTATTCACCTGGGTGGTCGGTGCGAACAGCGATTCCATCGCGATTTACCGGGACGGGGTGCAGCAGGTTGTCGTCTTCGGCCAGAACGGGAATTCGAGCATTGAGATTCCGACCGACGGCACGCATTCTTACTACGCGCTGGGCGCGAACGAATGCGGCCGCGGCGACACGTCCAACGTACTGACGGTGCAGCGCGATCAGGTGCCGAGTCCGGTGGTGGACTTGGCCGGAACGAGCGACGATTGCGCCTCGATTCAGATTACTTGGACTTCTCCGGCGGACGCGGACAATTTGGATTTGTACGTGAACGGCACGTTCTCAGGTTCGCTAGCCGCGACGCTTAGCTCAGCAACGATTCCGACGGGCAACGGTCCGGCAACTTGGGAAATTTACCTGATCACCACGAACGAGTGCGGCGACGGCGACACGAGCAACGTGATCAACGTGGCGGTACAGCAGTCGCCGACGGTGCCGACGGGCGTGACCGCGTCGAATGACGAGTGCACGACCGTGACTGTGGCGTGGAACGCGGCGAGCGGCGTGGTGGACGGCTATAGTATTTCCCGCGACGGATCGTTCATTGAATTAGTCGGTCCGGGCGTCTTGCAGTATGTAGACACACCCGGCGACAGCGACCCGCACAGCTACACGGTCGTAGCCATCAGCAATAACTGCACGAACTCCGCTCCGAGCAGTGCGGCGGTTGGCAGCACGTTGGAACAGGTCGGGACTCCCGGCAACCTAGTTCAGGACGGCAACAATTGCGGGATGGTCACCATTTGCTGGACGGCCGCGACGGGTGACTTGGACGGTTATACGGTTTACATTGACGGTGACTCGGTCGGCGTTTCGTCGAGTGAAACGTTGTGCTACACCTATGCCGGTGCAGGCGGTGTGTACAACGCGCAAGTGGCGGCCTATTCCGCAATCTGCGGCGTGGGTTCGCTGACGGATCCTGTGCAAGCTGTGATTTACAATCTGCCTGTGACTCCGCCGGACTTCACGGCCAGTGATGACCGCTGCGACGGCGTACTGCTGACGTGGGGTGCGCAACCTGAGCCGAGCGGCGAGACCGGCTATACGATTCTGCGCAACGGTACTGAGATTTTCTCGGGCGGTTCGCTGAATGACACGCGGGTGTTTTTGGACGTTGACGCCGAATTGGGCAGCAATGAGTACTCGATTGTGGCGTTTTCGACTTTGGAAGATTGCGACAACTCAAGCGCGGCGCTTACGACAGGCACGCTGTTGCCGGAAGCGACGCCGCCGACGTCTGTGAGCGCATCGGACACGAGCTGTTTGGATGTGCGCATTTCATGGACAGCGAGCACGGGTACGTTCGACGGCTATGTCGTGTTCAGAGCGGGAACGATTTTGGACACGGTTATCGCGCCGACGACAGAATTTGTGGACAACACGATTCTGCCGGGCACGACGGCATCCTATGACGTGCGCGCGTGGGACGATGTCTGCGGGATGACCGGACCGAGTGTTGCGGACAACGGCACGCGGCTTGAAGGCCCCGACGCCCCGACGGGTGTGCTGGCGTCGAACACGAGTTGTGATGAGATAACGATTACGTGGGACCCGGCTCCGGGCGACGTGACGGAATATCGCGTCTACCGCGACGGCGCTTTGGCCGGTTCGACCGATCCGGAAACGACGATGTTTGAAGATTCGCCGACGGCCGGTGTTTACGAGTACACGGTGACGGCGTTCAGCGTGAACTGCGGTGAGACCGCGCCGTCGCTAGGTGAAACGGGTGAACGTCTGCCGCAGATGGGGCAGATGACCGTCACATCCGCTTCGGTGGATAGTTGTAACGGAATTCTTGTGTCGTGGGCGACTTACCCGGGCGCGGTGTCCTATCGTCTCTATCGCGACGACTCACCGACGCTGCTGGCTGAAATCAACGCCCCGACAACGCAGTATTTTGACGCGACGCCGCTACCCGGCGTGGCGCATATGTACTACATGACCGCGGTCAATAGCTGTAACGAAGGTCCGACCTCGAACGAAGTCAACGGCCAGCGCGCCGAGACGCCGGAACAGGTGACGGGCTTAACAGCGACGACGACCTTGATCAGTCAGGTGTGCTTGACCTGGACGGACGTGGCGGGTGAGCTTAGCTATATCATCTACCGCGATGGCACGCCGATTGACACGGTGCCGGCCAATACGACGGAAGTCTGTGACTTGACGGCGACGCCGGGAACGACCTACGGGTACACTGTTGCGGCGACGAACGTTTGCGGTGCCGGCGCAATGTCGGATGAAGTTGAAGGTGTGGCCGTGTTCAGCCTTGGTCAGGTGACGGGCGTGACGGCGACGACGACCGATTGCGGTCAGATCTGCCTGACGTGGACGGACATTGCCAATGAGACGAACTACGAAATCATGCGGAACGGTCAGCCGTTGGCGACGGTCGGCGCGGATGTTGTAACGTACTGTGACTTGACGCCTGCGCCGGGCGAGTGCTTCAGTTATACGGTCAACGGTTCCAATATCGGCGGTGACGGTCCGTTGTCGGTTGCTGTTGAGGGTTGCCGCCGGACGATTCCGACGCAGGTTACCGGATTGGCGGCGACAACGACGAACTGCACCGTGGTGATTTTGACATGGACTGATGCGACGAACGAAGACAGCTATGACGTGTACCGCGACGGCGGGTTGCTGGTGCAGAATGTGCCGGCGAACACGGTAACTTATACGGACAACACGGCCGCGCCGGGCGTGGCCTACCAGTACACGGTGCTGGCGCGGAACGCGTGCGGCGATGCGGCGCAGAGCGCGGCGGTGACTGGTGCGGTGGCGATGGTGCCGCCGGTGGTGCAAGGCGTCGTGGCGTCGGTGGATGTGTGTAACCAGATCAGCCTGAACTGGACCGATCAGTTGTCGGAAACGGGTTATTCGATCTATCGTGACGGCAATGTGCTGAGTCCGATTGGAACGGTGCCCGCTAACACGACCTTCTATGTAGATAATAACATTACCGGCGTGCACACGTACAACGTGCGCGCGACGAATAGCTGCGGCAACGGTGATCTCGGGAATGCGGTGCCGGGCGAAGGCCTGACGGTGCCGGGCGTGGCGACAAACGTGGCGGCGAGCGAAAACTGCGGCGACGTCACGGTGACGTGGAACGCGCCGAGCACGCTGCCGATCAGCGAATATCGCGTGCTGCGCAACGGTGTTCAAGTCGCGATTGTTCAGGCTCCGGGAACGACGTACATTGACGAGAATCTGCCGGCGGGATCGTTCAGCTACCGGGTTGTGACGGCTAACGTCTGCGGCGCGGGCACTCAATCCGCGGCGAGCAACAGCGTGACGGTCATCGCGACACTGGCGCAGGTGACGGGCTTCAATGCCGTGGCCAGTCCGTGCTTCTGCGTTGATCTGACGTGGAGCAATGTGGCAAACGAGTCCGGCTTCTACATTTATTGCGACGGCGTGATCGTGGACACGGTGAATGCCAATGTCACATCGCTGCGTTACTGCCCGGCGGATACCGCGCAGTGCGTGCTGCAAGTGGCGGCATTTAACGGCTGCGAAATTGGTCCGTTGTCGGATACGGAAACGGTGACGCCGAATACGTACCCGGTGGCGGTGACCGGTTTCGGCGCAAGCGAAAACCTGTGTGACCGCGTGCGCCTGTCATGGCAATCGTACAGTCAACCGGGCGTTACTCTATTCCGGCTCGAACGCAACGGCGTGCCGTTCGCTTTTGTGCCGTCGAGCGCGGTGCAGTACGACCACATGGGTCTCTGGCCGCAGAGCACATATCAGATTCATGCGCTGCGCGTATGCGCCGCGGGTGATACCATTGCGACGGTGAGCGCGGATGGCGGTCGGACCGCCCCGACGCCGGTCGGTCCGTCGCAGATGGGGGCCAGCGACGACGGTTGCGGCATCGTGACTTTGACCTTCACATTCAACAATGTGGATGGTCAAGATTCGGTGCTTATCAAGCGCGACGGCGTGATTATTCAGCGACTGGGGCCGAGCACGATTAATGTTCAGCGCTCGATTGTGGACAGCAATCCGCTGGCGAACCCAGTCGAATATGAAGTGTGCGCGGTTTCGAACCTGTGCGGCGAAGGCGGCTGCGCCAGCGATATCGGCCAGGCAGCGCCCGTGGCGGGTGTGGTGACCGATTTGACGGCATCGCACAACCGCTGTACGTCCATTCTGTTGGAGTGGGTGGGTACGCAGCACGCTCAGAACTATGTCGTGCGCCGGAACGGCACGATTATCGCCACGGTGCTGCAGGGCACGTTCACCTACACGGATTCGCCGCTGAATCCGGGTGTGACGAACAACTACACCGTGGCCGCGACGAACGCGTGCGGCAGCGGTCCGCAGACGCCGCCGACGCCGGGCTCGACCGTGCCGCTGCCAAGCGTACCGACGGGCGTAAACGCGACGGACGGCCTGTGCAACGTTGTTATTGTGTCGTGGAATGAAGTGGCGGTAGTGGACTCGTATCACGTCTTCCGCAATGGCACGCAGATCGCGGTCGTTCCGGAAGGGATTGAATTCTATAATGACGCGGCGGTGCAGCCGGGCGTTACATACAACTATCAGGTGCGCGGCGTTAATCAGTGCGGCGTGGGCAATCTGTCGGCGCAAACGCCGGGCTTCTCGGCGCAGGTGATCGGCACGGTTACGAACCTGGTGGCCTCGATCAATCTGAACGACCGTGTGCATCTGTCGTGGAACAATGTGACGCAGGAAGTGGGCTACGAAATTCTGCGGGGCTTCCCGGCCCAATTGATCGCGACGGTCGGCGCGGACGTGACCTCGTACGAAGACTTCTCGGCGACCCCGGGTGAAGAATATGAGTACCGCGTGCGCGCATTCAACGGCTGCGGCACGGGCGCGGCATCCAACGTGGCCTATGGCTACCGCGTGCCGGTCAATCCGATTCCGTTTGGCGTGATTACGCTTACGGAAGAGATGTTCGGCTGTATGTCAGCGGTGCCTGCGGACATTGACGACGACGGTGACATGGATGTCGTGGCGGCCGGTATGTTCGCCGACAAGGTCATCTGGTACGAAAACAACGGCACGTGGGATTACATTCCGCATGTTGTCGTGGAGAACTGGGACGGCGCACGTTCGGTGGAAGTGGGCGATATTGACGACGACGGTGACCTGGACATCGCGGCCGTCGCGCAGTTCGCCAATCAGCTTGTGTGGTTCCGTCATAACGCCAACGGCACATTCTCGACATTGGTGATCGCGAACAACTACGCCGGAGCGCGGGACGTCAAGATTGTTGACCTCGACGGTGACAACGATAAGGACCTTGTGACGGCGGCGTGCGACGCGAACGACGTGTCATGGTGGCGCAACAACGGCAGCGAGGTGTTCACGCGTTTCGTAATTGATAACGACTTCACGGGCGCGCGTTCAATCGAATTGGCCGACATCGGCAACGACGGCGACCTCGACGTGCTGGGCGCGGCTTACGAAGGCGGCATGCTGGCGTGGTGGTCGAATAACGGCAGCGAAGCGTTCACTCGCCACGTATTGATGGAAGACGTCTACGGCGCTTCCTACATTAATGCGGCCCGTCTGAACGAAGATAACGTTCTGGATATCTACTTCTGCGTGGCGCAGGAACCGTTGGTGGCATGGTGGGACGGCGCGACGATGGAACAGAATTACATTACATCGCTGGTACCGTTCCCCCGCGAACTGGATGCTGTGGACATGGACGACGACAACCGGGCCGATCTGCTGATGGCCGCCAACGAAAATCAGGAGATTTCGTGGTGGCGTAATACGGACAACCGGTTCTACCGTAATATCATCACGAGCACGCTGTGGCAGGCATCGGTCGTGCACGGCGGCGACTTTGACAACGACGGCGACACTGACGTTCTGGGCGCGGGTGAAGGCACGATCAAGATTTGGTTGTCCTCGCTTGCTGAAGATGTGCACGCCGCAGAACTGGCTCCGATTGACGAAGACGGCGGCGCCATTCAACCGCAATTCGGCCAGCCGGTGGTGCCCGTGAACTATGAATTGTCGGCGAACTATCCGAATCCGTTCAACCCGACGACGCAGATCCGCTTCGGCTTGCCGGAAGCCAACTTCGTGCGCCTGACCGTCTATGACGTGACGGGCCGCGAGGTGGCGCGACTGGCGGAAGCTGATTTTGGCGCGGGTTACCACGTGGTCAATTTTGACGGCACGACGCTGGGCAGCGGCGTGTATTTCTATCGTCTTGAGGCGGGCGACTTCATTGCCAGCCGCAAGATGGTCTTGATGAAGTAA